From one Streptomyces sp. ICC1 genomic stretch:
- a CDS encoding SH3 domain-containing protein has protein sequence MSVENESSHIVALAAGSGYQTFPVAPGYRVNVRSGPGTNFSVEKVLPYGASVTIRCQTPGERVSGPYGTTDIWDCIGNGLFVSDAYVKTGSDGYVANHCA, from the coding sequence ATGTCCGTTGAGAACGAATCGAGCCACATCGTCGCCCTGGCCGCGGGGTCCGGCTATCAGACGTTCCCGGTCGCCCCGGGCTACCGGGTGAACGTCCGCAGCGGTCCGGGCACGAACTTCTCGGTCGAGAAGGTCCTGCCCTACGGCGCGAGCGTGACCATCCGCTGCCAGACGCCGGGCGAGCGCGTCAGCGGTCCGTACGGCACCACCGACATCTGGGACTGCATCGGCAACGGCCTCTTCGTCTCGGACGCCTACGTCAAGACCGGCAGCGACGGCTACGTGGCCAACCACTGCGCCTGA